In Acidobacteriota bacterium, a genomic segment contains:
- a CDS encoding SH3 domain-containing protein: MQKTTISVKRITVGCAVALASLLIAGCGLLSSDAKIDEGIVIAPKLKIRSSTALAALDLAEVKRGDRLEILEQAQVKTPTRTNEWYKVRTKTKDATEGWVEARYVINKPVVDKTQELYEKSKTISSQATGRLKVQTKLRVDPGGDVITYLSRGTMVDIVGKTRTTIKPEKQQEADDSEDTDEPETRTVIWYQIRLPETEVLRAGWVGAQQVQLDTPDEILYLEGEGRRFTGWVVFDQTKTKKGELKDNYIALMKNLSTEGPIDFTRLWVLIYAPDQGRYVGARIEDGLHGVLPVAIHPDHKGFTIHELDENGKPVAVEYEAIRRDASHLTVNRLSPKFVYKKQPGKRKAKS, translated from the coding sequence ATGCAAAAGACAACAATATCGGTCAAGCGGATTACTGTCGGTTGTGCTGTCGCGCTGGCCAGCTTGTTGATCGCCGGGTGCGGCTTGCTGTCTTCCGATGCAAAGATCGATGAAGGCATAGTCATCGCTCCGAAGCTGAAGATTCGCTCGTCCACTGCCCTCGCTGCGCTCGATCTCGCAGAAGTGAAACGCGGCGACCGACTCGAGATACTCGAGCAGGCCCAGGTGAAGACGCCGACGCGCACCAACGAGTGGTACAAAGTCAGAACGAAAACCAAAGACGCGACCGAAGGGTGGGTCGAGGCGCGCTACGTCATAAACAAGCCGGTCGTAGACAAAACGCAAGAGCTTTACGAAAAATCGAAGACGATATCCTCACAAGCCACCGGCCGCTTGAAGGTTCAGACTAAGCTCAGAGTCGATCCGGGCGGCGACGTTATTACCTACCTGAGTCGCGGGACGATGGTTGACATCGTCGGCAAGACTCGCACAACGATCAAGCCTGAAAAGCAACAGGAAGCCGACGACAGCGAAGATACCGACGAGCCTGAAACCCGCACCGTCATCTGGTACCAGATTCGTCTCCCCGAAACGGAAGTCCTGCGCGCGGGCTGGGTGGGTGCGCAGCAGGTGCAACTCGATACGCCCGACGAAATACTCTACCTCGAAGGCGAAGGGCGGCGCTTCACCGGCTGGGTTGTGTTTGATCAGACGAAGACCAAAAAGGGCGAGTTGAAGGACAACTACATCGCTCTGATGAAGAACCTGAGCACCGAAGGTCCGATCGATTTCACCCGGCTCTGGGTGTTGATTTACGCGCCGGATCAGGGTCGATACGTGGGCGCGAGAATCGAAGACGGATTACACGGCGTTCTGCCCGTCGCCATTCACCCCGACCATAAGGGCTTTACCATTCACGAGCTCGACGAGAACGGTAAGCCCGTCGCTGTCGAGTATGAAGCGATTCGCCGCGATGCCAGTCACTTGACTGTCAACCGCCTCTCACCGAAGTTCGTTTACAAGAAACAACCGGGCAAGCGTAAGGCAAAGAGCTAA
- a CDS encoding Fic family protein → MNQKHKQLTELQLSAEQREALERWAETEFVYSTLRLEGVAVEHEDVARAGSVSVAATDSDRSATALLESLRTVTSLVRAKGQAARLTADLLLSLHKVPGEASAFRSSAGEARRVKPAPAEALPVMIDSACQWYTADSFTELHPVEQASIVFLRLIEMQPFEAANERTALLAASLFTLRRELPPIIIKPEKHAAYRAALDEGIRMNTKPMVELIAEAVERSLEKMIRAIEENKDKR, encoded by the coding sequence GTGAATCAGAAACACAAACAGCTAACCGAGCTTCAGCTCTCGGCGGAGCAGAGAGAAGCGCTCGAGCGGTGGGCGGAGACCGAGTTCGTCTATTCGACGCTCAGACTTGAAGGCGTGGCGGTGGAGCACGAGGATGTCGCGCGGGCCGGGTCCGTTTCTGTCGCCGCGACGGATAGCGACCGATCGGCGACGGCTCTGCTCGAGTCGCTGCGGACGGTTACTTCTTTGGTTCGCGCGAAGGGCCAAGCTGCGAGACTCACCGCCGACCTGCTTCTCAGCCTTCACAAGGTACCCGGAGAAGCCTCGGCGTTTCGTAGCAGCGCGGGTGAGGCTCGGCGCGTGAAGCCTGCGCCGGCTGAGGCTCTGCCGGTGATGATCGACAGCGCCTGCCAGTGGTACACCGCCGACTCCTTTACTGAGCTTCATCCCGTCGAGCAGGCTTCAATCGTCTTTCTGCGGCTGATCGAAATGCAGCCCTTCGAGGCGGCGAACGAGCGGACCGCGCTGCTGGCCGCAAGTCTATTCACCCTGCGCCGCGAGCTTCCACCCATCATCATCAAACCAGAAAAGCATGCAGCCTATCGCGCCGCGCTTGATGAAGGAATCCGAATGAACACAAAACCGATGGTCGAGCTTATAGCCGAAGCCGTCGAGCGCTCGCTCGAGAAAATGATCCGGGCAATAGAGGAGAACAAGGATAAAAGGTAA
- a CDS encoding amidohydrolase family protein, translating to MNISAPAQSQTIKALVGGTLIDGFGSKPIRNSVIIIDGERIKAVGQVGSLAIPKGAEVISTEGMSVLPGLWDMHVHLMINGHSDYAHWDKTYTPQFENVIMPASAKQLLMAGVTSARDLGGPLKESLSVRDRINAGKLPGPTLYVSGPFIQHEPYPGTEYFRWGTNGAADARDKVRKLAEAGVNCIKLIDQDQMTMEEVQAVVDEAHKHRLTVVAHSHRPEEIRRGLQAGVDCFEHTGLAAAPEYPPDIVALLRERTAKMSLGPLFWTPTIEGLLNYEYVRENREALDDPSWQVGLTEAIVADIKQSLEHPDRLPYFQITPNRRPTLKRKFQQLAESGVVLLIGTDSGIPMKFHSQSTWHELDAWVNHFGVDPMTAIRAATYWPSVLMKVDSQVGTVSEGKYADIIAVRGDVLRYIDLLQNVGMVIKHGTRYK from the coding sequence ATGAACATTTCGGCGCCGGCCCAATCGCAAACCATCAAAGCGCTCGTCGGCGGCACGCTCATCGATGGCTTCGGCAGCAAGCCCATTCGCAACAGCGTCATCATTATCGATGGCGAGCGTATCAAGGCCGTCGGGCAAGTCGGCTCGCTCGCGATTCCGAAAGGCGCTGAAGTCATCTCAACCGAAGGCATGTCCGTTCTGCCAGGGCTTTGGGACATGCACGTTCACCTGATGATCAACGGCCACAGCGACTACGCGCACTGGGACAAGACCTATACGCCCCAGTTCGAAAACGTAATCATGCCGGCTTCGGCGAAGCAACTGCTGATGGCCGGTGTCACCAGCGCGCGCGACCTCGGCGGGCCGCTCAAAGAGAGCCTATCCGTACGCGATCGGATCAACGCGGGCAAGCTGCCGGGGCCAACGCTCTATGTATCGGGGCCCTTCATTCAACACGAGCCGTACCCGGGCACTGAGTATTTTCGATGGGGAACCAATGGCGCCGCAGATGCCCGCGACAAGGTGCGCAAGCTGGCCGAAGCGGGAGTCAACTGCATCAAGCTCATCGATCAGGACCAGATGACCATGGAAGAAGTGCAAGCCGTGGTCGATGAAGCTCACAAGCATCGGCTGACGGTCGTCGCTCACTCGCATCGCCCGGAAGAGATTCGCCGAGGGCTTCAAGCCGGCGTCGATTGCTTCGAACACACCGGGCTGGCCGCCGCCCCTGAATACCCGCCGGACATCGTCGCCCTGCTGCGCGAACGAACTGCGAAGATGAGCCTCGGTCCGCTGTTTTGGACGCCTACGATTGAGGGCTTGTTGAATTACGAGTACGTGCGCGAAAACCGCGAAGCATTGGATGATCCGTCCTGGCAGGTTGGCTTGACCGAGGCGATTGTCGCGGACATAAAGCAATCCCTCGAACATCCGGACCGGCTTCCTTATTTTCAAATCACGCCCAACCGGCGGCCGACGCTAAAGAGAAAGTTTCAGCAACTCGCCGAGTCAGGTGTCGTGCTTTTGATCGGCACTGATAGCGGCATACCGATGAAGTTTCACAGCCAGAGCACGTGGCACGAGCTTGATGCGTGGGTCAATCATTTCGGCGTCGACCCGATGACCGCGATTCGAGCCGCAACTTACTGGCCTTCTGTGCTGATGAAAGTCGACAGCCAGGTTGGAACGGTCAGCGAAGGAAAATACGCCGACATCATCGCGGTGCGCGGCGACGTGCTTCGTTATATCGACCTGCTTCAGAATGTCGGTATGGTGATCAAGCACGGGACTCGCTATAAATGA
- a CDS encoding methyltransferase domain-containing protein: MLPPGRKIERVSARQGYDLWSKTYDSTPNPVVSMDSRHTSKALAAQGGELILDAGCGTGRHLRQLLSAGTMPIGIDFAPGMLKVAHRHYPNAPLALADLERPLPFKPGTFDAALCALIGEHLSDLGAVSREFYLVLKPGGRLVFSVYHPQMSAAGIEANFEQEGVEYRLGAFHYTVREHVDIFEDAGFVDVEVREFTGDEELAASVHAAAKYLGFPVLLVLTARKS, translated from the coding sequence ATGCTACCTCCTGGAAGGAAGATCGAGAGAGTTAGCGCGCGCCAGGGGTATGACCTCTGGTCAAAAACCTATGACTCGACGCCCAACCCGGTGGTGTCGATGGATTCGCGACATACTAGCAAGGCGCTCGCAGCGCAGGGCGGCGAACTGATACTCGACGCCGGCTGCGGTACTGGAAGACATTTAAGGCAACTGCTTTCGGCGGGAACCATGCCGATTGGAATCGACTTCGCGCCCGGCATGTTGAAGGTCGCGCATCGCCACTACCCAAACGCGCCTCTTGCGTTAGCGGACCTTGAGCGCCCGCTGCCCTTCAAGCCTGGAACCTTCGACGCGGCCCTGTGCGCCCTAATAGGCGAGCACTTGAGCGACCTTGGCGCAGTTTCGCGCGAGTTCTATCTGGTGCTGAAACCAGGCGGCAGGTTGGTCTTCTCTGTCTACCATCCGCAGATGTCGGCGGCTGGAATCGAAGCGAACTTCGAGCAAGAAGGGGTTGAGTATCGGCTGGGCGCATTTCACTACACAGTCCGGGAGCACGTCGATATCTTCGAAGACGCTGGGTTCGTTGACGTCGAGGTGCGCGAGTTCACTGGCGACGAAGAACTGGCCGCGTCGGTTCACGCGGCGGCGAAATATCTGGGCTTTCCAGTGCTGTTGGTATTGACGGCGAGAAAATCCTAG
- a CDS encoding class II aldolase/adducin family protein: MQTERELRQQIVEIGRRIYELGFVAASDGNVSARLTDGTILTTPTMVCKGRMTEDMLVLVDIDGKKRRRDERNPSSEFAMHKTIYQLRPDVHAVVHAHPPFGTGFAVANVPLDKPLLSEVILTLGCVPLTGYGTPSTDELPASLAPFIPHHDALLLANHGAVAYGPDLELAFARMETLEHFAKITLVARLVGKPRELPPEAIEKLLDVRERAGYMPAGARGCQACGFSHGHASTCAVGSATRSYGTNGDDTVTLTRKELTALITEAARLVAREMKQ; the protein is encoded by the coding sequence ATGCAAACGGAACGCGAACTTAGACAGCAGATCGTCGAGATAGGCCGCCGCATTTACGAGCTAGGATTCGTCGCGGCATCCGATGGCAACGTCAGCGCGAGGCTTACGGACGGGACGATACTCACCACGCCCACGATGGTGTGCAAAGGGCGTATGACGGAAGACATGCTCGTGCTGGTGGACATCGACGGCAAAAAACGCCGGCGCGACGAGCGGAATCCTTCGTCCGAGTTCGCGATGCACAAGACAATCTATCAACTGCGTCCGGATGTTCACGCGGTGGTACACGCGCATCCCCCTTTCGGGACGGGCTTCGCGGTAGCGAATGTTCCGCTCGATAAGCCGTTGCTGTCCGAGGTTATACTGACCCTTGGATGCGTGCCGCTAACGGGTTACGGCACGCCCTCTACAGACGAGCTGCCTGCGTCGCTGGCGCCGTTCATTCCACATCACGATGCGTTATTGTTAGCGAACCACGGCGCGGTCGCGTACGGGCCGGATCTCGAGCTGGCATTCGCGCGGATGGAAACGCTCGAGCATTTTGCAAAGATAACCCTGGTCGCTCGATTAGTCGGGAAACCGCGCGAACTGCCGCCCGAGGCGATTGAAAAGCTGTTAGACGTGCGCGAGCGAGCGGGTTACATGCCCGCGGGGGCGCGAGGCTGTCAGGCTTGTGGTTTTTCGCACGGACACGCCTCGACCTGTGCCGTTGGGAGCGCGACTCGATCTTACGGCACGAATGGAGATGATACGGTGACGCTGACTCGTAAAGAGTTGACGGCGCTTATTACCGAAGCAGCGCGACTAGTCGCGCGAGAAATGAAACAATGA
- the eutM gene encoding ethanolamine utilization microcompartment protein EutM has translation MEALGMIETKGLVAMIEAADAMVKAANVTLIGYEKIGAGLVTAIVRGDVAAVKAATDAGAAAARRVGELVSVHVIPRPHSAVDENMPVTYESREK, from the coding sequence ATGGAAGCGCTTGGAATGATCGAGACGAAGGGGTTGGTAGCGATGATCGAAGCGGCTGACGCGATGGTGAAGGCCGCTAACGTGACGCTGATCGGTTATGAAAAGATCGGCGCCGGGCTGGTCACCGCCATCGTACGCGGTGACGTCGCGGCGGTGAAAGCGGCGACCGATGCAGGCGCGGCGGCGGCCAGGCGTGTTGGCGAGCTTGTTAGCGTTCACGTCATCCCGCGTCCGCACTCGGCGGTAGACGAGAACATGCCGGTCACTTACGAGTCGCGCGAAAAATGA
- a CDS encoding EutN/CcmL family microcompartment protein, which yields MILARIVGTVVATRKDDRLHGRKLLVARLVGVDGQDEKGHLVAVDTVGAGIHEVVLIVQGSSARMAFGCKECPIDAAVVGIVDTVEVSSP from the coding sequence ATGATTCTTGCTCGAATAGTTGGAACGGTAGTGGCCACCCGCAAGGACGATCGCCTTCACGGGAGAAAGCTGCTTGTCGCTCGGTTAGTGGGCGTTGATGGCCAGGACGAGAAAGGCCATCTCGTCGCGGTCGACACGGTGGGCGCGGGAATCCACGAAGTCGTCTTGATAGTGCAGGGCAGCTCTGCGCGAATGGCCTTCGGGTGCAAGGAGTGTCCGATTGACGCCGCGGTTGTAGGCATAGTTGATACCGTTGAAGTCAGTAGTCCGTAG
- a CDS encoding NAD+ synthase, with protein MNTIRVALAQINATVGDLSGNTRLVLDYIARARTAGADLVAFPELALTGYPPEDLLLKPHFVRDNLDALDRIIAAANDLIVIVGFVDTDGSDIYNAAAVIAGGKLVNSYHKNFLPNYGVFDEERYFQRGTTCPVFLLGEARIGLNICEDIWYPGGPTKMQALVGDAHLVINISSSPYHAGKIPDRERMLCTRAEDNAVALAYCNLIGGQDELVFDGNSVIIDEDGRIIARGSAFAEDLVLADINIERVFSERLHDPRRRREKLKASAGDSLYLVELGNGLRPAPNRPPLDVRLNERLEQTEEIYTALVTGTRDYVRKNGFDKVYLGLSGGIDSALTAVIAADAIGPDGVNGVFMPTRYSSSESGRDASRLAENLGMHFQVIEIEETFKQYLQMMAPAFNGLAEDTTEENLQARIRGNILMALSNKFHGLVLSTGNKSEMSVGYSTLYGDMAGGFAVLKDVPKTLVYELARFVNRRGARPVIPEYVITRPPSAELRPDQKDQDTLPPYSVLDEILEAYIEKDMSAEEIADSGFDLETVRWVVNRVDFAEYKRRQSAPGIKITPRAFGRDRRMPITNKYHN; from the coding sequence ATGAACACCATTCGAGTAGCGCTGGCCCAGATCAATGCGACGGTGGGCGACCTTTCGGGCAACACTCGCCTGGTGCTCGACTACATCGCCCGAGCGCGAACGGCCGGCGCGGACCTCGTCGCATTTCCCGAGCTCGCACTCACCGGTTACCCTCCCGAAGACTTGCTGCTCAAGCCTCATTTCGTGCGCGATAACCTTGACGCGCTCGACAGAATAATCGCCGCGGCAAATGATCTGATAGTCATCGTGGGCTTCGTCGATACGGACGGCTCGGATATCTATAACGCGGCGGCGGTGATCGCCGGCGGAAAGCTCGTGAATTCCTATCACAAGAACTTTCTACCTAACTACGGAGTGTTCGACGAAGAGCGGTATTTTCAGCGGGGCACTACCTGCCCGGTTTTTTTGTTGGGGGAAGCGCGCATCGGCTTAAACATTTGCGAAGATATTTGGTACCCCGGTGGCCCAACAAAGATGCAGGCGCTGGTGGGCGACGCGCACCTCGTCATCAATATCTCTTCATCGCCCTACCATGCCGGCAAGATACCGGATCGCGAACGGATGCTGTGCACGCGAGCCGAAGACAACGCAGTTGCGCTTGCTTACTGCAATCTGATCGGCGGGCAGGATGAGCTGGTCTTCGACGGTAACAGCGTGATCATCGACGAAGACGGCCGTATCATCGCGCGCGGCTCCGCGTTTGCCGAGGACCTGGTTTTGGCCGACATCAACATCGAACGAGTTTTCTCAGAGCGGTTACACGATCCGCGCCGCCGCCGAGAGAAGCTCAAGGCAAGCGCGGGCGATTCACTTTATCTGGTCGAGCTCGGAAACGGTTTGCGGCCTGCGCCGAACAGGCCGCCGCTCGATGTTCGGCTAAATGAAAGGCTCGAACAAACGGAAGAGATCTACACGGCGCTGGTCACCGGCACGCGCGATTACGTGCGCAAGAACGGCTTCGATAAGGTCTACCTCGGTCTGTCGGGGGGCATCGATTCGGCGTTGACGGCGGTGATCGCCGCCGATGCGATCGGCCCCGACGGTGTGAACGGCGTCTTCATGCCTACGCGATATTCGTCTTCGGAGTCGGGGCGTGATGCAAGCCGGCTCGCCGAAAACCTCGGCATGCATTTTCAAGTGATCGAGATCGAAGAGACGTTCAAACAGTATCTCCAGATGATGGCCCCGGCGTTCAACGGGCTTGCGGAAGACACGACGGAAGAGAATCTCCAAGCCCGTATCCGCGGCAACATCCTCATGGCGCTGTCAAACAAGTTTCACGGGCTGGTGCTATCGACCGGCAACAAGAGCGAGATGAGCGTAGGTTACTCGACGCTTTACGGGGATATGGCCGGCGGATTCGCGGTGTTGAAGGATGTGCCCAAGACTCTTGTGTACGAGCTTGCGCGGTTCGTCAACCGTCGAGGCGCTCGGCCGGTGATCCCGGAATATGTAATCACCCGCCCGCCTTCCGCCGAGCTGCGCCCGGACCAAAAGGACCAGGACACGCTGCCGCCTTACTCCGTGCTGGATGAGATTCTCGAGGCTTACATCGAAAAAGACATGAGCGCTGAGGAAATCGCGGATTCCGGATTTGACCTTGAAACCGTTCGATGGGTTGTGAACCGGGTGGACTTTGCCGAGTACAAGCGGCGCCAGTCAGCACCGGGCATAAAGATCACTCCGCGCGCATTCGGCCGCGACCGGCGCATGCCGATCACGAATAAGTATCACAATTGA
- a CDS encoding group 1 truncated hemoglobin, which produces MKKNHLLGLSLAIAVLLSCVGPARTASAQSGASLYKRLGGYDALAAVTDEFIGRLATDKTLGRFFVGASDNSKMRIRQLVVDQLCAATGGPCVYIGRDMKTSHKGLGITEEDWNIAVKHLVATLTKFKVPEKEQKEVAAAISTLKADIVEKP; this is translated from the coding sequence GTGAAGAAGAATCACCTGTTAGGTCTTTCCCTTGCGATCGCTGTTCTACTATCTTGCGTTGGACCCGCTCGCACGGCATCGGCTCAGAGCGGCGCCTCGCTCTACAAGAGGCTTGGCGGATACGACGCGCTTGCCGCGGTAACCGATGAGTTCATCGGGCGGCTGGCAACCGACAAGACGCTCGGCCGCTTCTTTGTGGGGGCCAGCGACAATTCGAAGATGAGAATCCGGCAGTTGGTGGTCGATCAATTGTGCGCGGCGACCGGCGGGCCTTGCGTGTACATCGGCCGTGATATGAAGACGTCGCACAAGGGGCTCGGCATCACCGAAGAGGATTGGAACATCGCGGTCAAACATCTGGTGGCGACTCTCACTAAGTTCAAAGTTCCCGAGAAGGAGCAAAAGGAAGTAGCAGCGGCCATCTCGACTTTGAAGGCAGATATCGTAGAGAAGCCGTAA
- a CDS encoding glycosyl hydrolase, protein MRIIRILLVASLIAVLMPTGLSAFTPEEKPDNATQDDAKKPQDKGAQESAAKPTEEPKKEEPRRPPDPMSAPTFAGLRLRSIGPAFTSGRVCSIAVDPTDHSRYLVGAASGGVWKTTNSGTTWLPVFDNEGSYSIGTITIDPKNPFTVWVGTGENNSQRSVSYGDGVYRSDDGGRTWKNAGLKASERIGRIAIDPRNSDAVYIAAQGPLWGPGGDRGLFKTTDGGKTWKNILSISENTGVTDVVIDANNPDTIYAASYQRRRHVWTLINGGPESAIHKSTDAGATWNKLRAGLPTVEMGRIGLAISPVDTNVLYATVEAADAKGGIFRSTDRGGSWERRNPFDTTAMYYSQIFADPKELDRIYVMNVFLMVSDDGGRTLRRLGEKSKHVDNHVIWIDPYNTRHYLVGCDGGVYESYDRGANWQFKSNLPLGQFYDVTVDNSTPFYNVYGGMQDNYSVGGPSRTRSASGIVNSDWFVTHGGDGFRTQVDPEDPNTIYAELQYGSLVRFDKRTGERMGIQPGERKGEDGLRFNWDSPFIISPHSHTRLYFAADKLFRSDDRGDTWKLISGQLSRALDRNKLPVMGKIWGPDAVAKHTSTDPFGNSSALAESPKKEGLIYVGTDDGLIQITEDAGKNWRKIESFPGVPDMTYVSRLSASQHDADTVYAAFENHKRSDFAPYLLKSTDRGKSWASIKSNLPANGPVLAFAEDHVNPNLLFAGTEFGLFFTIDGGQKWIQLKGGLPTISVRDLAIQKRENDLVVGTFGRSIYILDNYAPLRALKPEMLTQEATLFPVKDAMMYIQSQPLGGRGKSFQGEAFFTADNPPFGATFTYHLKEAPKTKKQKRQEAEKEAERKGTPLPYPALADLSAEEEEEAPAIIFTITDSSGRVVRRLNAPATPGMNRMSWDLRYPAPTLAPPRPADGEEDPFAEPPGGPLVIPGKYTVAVSKRVNGVTGQLSAPQEFTVFVDGQATMPTPDRAVLVEFQQKVARLQRAVSGALETANQLKTRLGQMKRALHETPAAEARLTADASSIEKRTNEILRALRGDSALRQRQEILPPSIVERVGTIVSDQRMSTSAPTQTQKDHYAAAAQEFEQVLAQLRALVEGDVAKLEKAMESAGAPWTPGRIPEWKDN, encoded by the coding sequence GTGAGAATCATCCGTATTCTTCTCGTCGCAAGTTTGATTGCGGTCCTGATGCCCACAGGGTTATCCGCGTTCACCCCGGAGGAAAAGCCCGACAACGCGACGCAAGACGACGCGAAGAAGCCTCAAGACAAGGGCGCGCAAGAGTCGGCAGCCAAGCCAACAGAAGAGCCTAAGAAAGAAGAACCGCGTAGACCGCCAGATCCAATGTCGGCTCCGACCTTCGCAGGGCTGCGACTTCGCTCCATCGGGCCTGCCTTTACTTCGGGCCGCGTGTGCAGCATTGCGGTTGATCCCACCGATCACAGCCGCTATCTCGTCGGCGCCGCGTCGGGGGGCGTGTGGAAGACGACCAACTCCGGAACCACATGGCTTCCGGTCTTCGACAATGAAGGCTCGTATTCGATCGGCACTATCACGATTGATCCGAAGAACCCGTTTACGGTGTGGGTCGGCACCGGAGAGAACAACAGCCAGCGGAGCGTCTCGTATGGCGACGGCGTGTACCGCTCAGACGATGGCGGTAGGACGTGGAAAAACGCCGGCTTGAAAGCCTCCGAGCGCATCGGCCGCATCGCCATCGATCCTCGCAACTCGGATGCGGTCTACATAGCCGCTCAAGGCCCGCTCTGGGGACCGGGTGGCGATCGCGGACTGTTCAAGACCACCGATGGCGGCAAGACCTGGAAGAACATTCTCTCAATCAGCGAGAACACGGGCGTGACCGACGTTGTGATCGATGCCAACAATCCCGACACAATCTATGCCGCTTCGTATCAACGCCGGCGTCACGTTTGGACCTTGATCAATGGCGGACCCGAGAGCGCAATTCACAAATCGACCGACGCAGGAGCGACCTGGAACAAGCTCAGGGCCGGGCTGCCGACGGTCGAGATGGGCCGCATCGGCCTAGCCATCTCGCCCGTCGATACGAACGTGCTTTACGCAACAGTTGAAGCCGCGGACGCCAAGGGAGGGATCTTCCGCTCGACGGATCGAGGAGGCAGTTGGGAGCGGCGAAATCCATTTGACACCACCGCGATGTATTACTCTCAGATCTTCGCCGACCCGAAAGAACTCGACAGGATCTACGTGATGAACGTGTTTCTGATGGTCTCCGACGATGGCGGGCGCACTCTTCGAAGGCTGGGAGAAAAGTCGAAGCACGTAGACAATCACGTGATATGGATCGATCCCTATAACACCAGACATTACCTGGTAGGCTGCGACGGCGGCGTATATGAGAGCTATGATCGAGGCGCGAACTGGCAGTTCAAATCCAATCTTCCGCTAGGCCAGTTTTATGATGTGACTGTTGACAACTCGACGCCGTTCTACAACGTGTACGGGGGAATGCAGGACAACTACAGCGTTGGAGGTCCGTCTCGCACCCGGAGCGCGTCAGGGATCGTCAACTCAGACTGGTTCGTCACCCACGGGGGCGACGGGTTCCGGACTCAGGTTGATCCGGAGGACCCGAATACGATCTACGCCGAGCTGCAGTACGGCTCGCTCGTGCGCTTCGACAAACGCACCGGCGAACGCATGGGCATCCAACCCGGAGAGCGAAAGGGCGAAGACGGGCTCCGCTTCAACTGGGACTCGCCGTTTATCATCAGCCCGCACTCACACACGCGGCTGTACTTCGCCGCCGACAAACTCTTTCGCAGCGATGACCGGGGAGACACCTGGAAACTGATCAGCGGGCAACTGTCGCGCGCGCTGGATCGAAACAAACTGCCGGTGATGGGTAAGATCTGGGGACCCGACGCCGTCGCAAAGCACACTTCGACCGATCCGTTCGGAAACTCATCCGCGCTCGCGGAATCCCCAAAAAAGGAAGGGTTGATTTACGTCGGGACCGACGACGGGTTGATTCAGATCACCGAAGACGCCGGAAAGAACTGGCGCAAGATCGAGAGCTTCCCAGGCGTGCCAGATATGACTTATGTGAGCCGCCTGTCTGCTTCCCAACACGATGCCGACACGGTCTATGCTGCGTTTGAGAATCACAAGAGAAGCGACTTCGCGCCCTACTTGCTCAAGAGCACCGATCGCGGAAAGTCCTGGGCTTCGATCAAGAGCAACTTGCCGGCTAATGGACCCGTGCTGGCATTCGCAGAAGATCACGTCAATCCCAATCTGCTGTTCGCCGGCACCGAGTTTGGATTGTTCTTCACCATCGACGGCGGCCAGAAGTGGATTCAACTCAAAGGCGGTCTGCCGACAATCTCGGTTCGCGACCTCGCGATTCAAAAGCGGGAGAATGATCTGGTAGTCGGCACGTTCGGGCGGAGCATCTACATCCTGGACAACTATGCGCCGCTTCGCGCATTGAAGCCTGAGATGCTTACGCAAGAAGCTACGCTGTTCCCGGTCAAAGACGCGATGATGTACATCCAATCTCAGCCGCTCGGCGGGCGCGGAAAATCATTCCAGGGCGAAGCGTTCTTCACCGCGGACAACCCGCCGTTCGGCGCGACGTTCACCTACCATCTGAAAGAAGCGCCGAAGACTAAAAAGCAGAAGCGCCAGGAAGCCGAGAAAGAAGCCGAACGAAAAGGCACGCCGCTTCCCTACCCCGCGCTTGCGGACTTGAGCGCCGAAGAAGAGGAGGAAGCGCCCGCGATCATCTTCACCATAACGGACTCATCGGGTCGAGTAGTGCGGCGACTGAACGCGCCTGCCACGCCAGGGATGAATCGCATGAGCTGGGACCTTCGTTATCCGGCTCCGACGCTCGCGCCTCCACGGCCCGCAGACGGCGAAGAAGATCCGTTTGCTGAACCGCCGGGAGGCCCGCTGGTTATCCCCGGCAAATACACCGTGGCCGTCTCAAAACGGGTGAACGGCGTGACCGGTCAGCTTTCAGCGCCGCAGGAGTTCACTGTTTTTGTCGACGGCCAGGCTACAATGCCGACGCCAGATCGCGCCGTGCTGGTGGAATTTCAGCAGAAGGTCGCGCGCCTTCAACGAGCGGTGAGCGGCGCATTGGAAACTGCAAACCAGTTGAAGACCCGGCTAGGCCAAATGAAGCGCGCGCTGCACGAAACCCCAGCCGCCGAAGCAAGGCTTACCGCCGACGCGTCGTCGATCGAGAAGCGCACAAACGAAATTCTCCGCGCGTTGCGTGGCGATAGCGCACTTCGGCAGCGGCAGGAAATCCTTCCGCCGTCGATCGTCGAACGAGTCGGCACGATCGTTTCGGATCAACGCATGTCAACGTCGGCTCCCACTCAAACCCAGAAGGACCACTATGCCGCGGCCGCGCAAGAATTCGAACAGGTGCTCGCCCAATTGCGGGCGCTGGTCGAAGGCGACGTTGCGAAGCTCGAGAAGGCAATGGAGTCGGCAGGCGCACCGTGGACTCCGGGGCGCATACCGGAATGGAAGGATAACTGA